AACTTTCTCGGCGTTCGCTGGACCTGCTCTTTCAGTGCGTCGATGTGGTTCAAGTAGATATGGGTGTCACCGGTCGCGTGTATGAACTCGCCAGCCTACGAAGGTATCGGAATAGTTGGACATTTGTTCGATTGAACCGAGTTCGTCGGTCGCAGTTTCACTTACCTTCAACCCTGTTACGTGCGCAATCATATGCGTGAGCAGAGAATAGCTCGTAATGTTGAACGGAACGCCCAATCCTACATCGGCCGAGTGTTGGAACATTTGGCACGAAAGCTCTCCGTTTGCCACGAAAAATTGCGCCAAACAGTGACAGGGCGGCAGGGCTCCAATTGGGTGGGCATACCACCAGCTCAAACTGATGCGCCGATCGGTTGGATTGTTTTTGATCTTGTCAATAACCTCCGCTAGCTGATCTATTCCTTTGCCACGGTAATCGTCGTGGCATGTTTCATACTTAGCACCAAAGTGACGCCACTGAAAACCATACACCGGCCCCAAATCACCTGTCGTATAGGAGTAGAATAATTAAGGCTACCTCAAGGCGATCGGTACTACTGAAGCCTAATCAAAGCGCACCTTCCTCTCGATCGGTGAAGCCGCAAGAATTCAGAAATTCTCTGGTGCTGTTACCATCCCAAATGCGCACCCCTTTGGCCTGCAGTTCCTTCGCGTTCGTTGATCCTTTGATGAACCACAGCAGCTCTTCTGCGATGCCTCTGAAGAATACTTTTTTCGTCGTCAGCAGCGGAAAGGTACCGTCCCTAAGACTGTACCGCAGTTGCGAACCAAACAGAGTCACAGTGCCAACACCGGTGCGATCGTCTCGCTTACTTCCTTTGGCAAGAATCTCCCGAATCAGTTGCAGGTAACCGAGTTCCTCTTTGTTTTCGAACTCCGATTCCGCCATGGCAGGAGTCTCGTTTGATGACATTACTTTGCAATTTGTTAATCTTTTGAGACTTTTTTTCGTACTAAGCTCGTTTAGCTCCAACGTCACGGTTGAAATGAAGCAGTAGATCTAGCTGCCCTGTTAGGAAATAATTGATCTAGATCTAGCTGCCCTGTTAGGAAATAATTGACGATTTCCTAAACGGGCTATTCCCGAACGCACAGAAACTACTTCGTTTTAGATGTTGGCCTATCTCTGCAGAACcaaaaattactttattcgTCCCGTCGTGTTCTTTGCGAAAAAGCTCCGAATTCCGCTCTTCTCTAGCTTATATATCCTCACCTTTTCAGAaactttgtttgttgttttcgatcTGTCACCTGACAACTACCGACCGTTACGAACAATGTtttaagcccggtccacacgttacgacttcactttttttttttttttcaatattttcccgatgcgggaaccatcctgtttctccccccCACCAGGGGCCTGTCTGGCAATGTGGAggggcaggagcgcgatgtatcatcgccctttattacATATTTACATNNNNNNNNNNNNNNNNNNNNNNNNNNNNNNNNNNNNNNNNNNNNNNNNNNNNNNNNNNNNNNNNNNNNNNNNNNNNNNNNNNNNNNNNNNNNNNNNNNNNNNNNNNNNNNNNNNNNNNNNNNNNNNNNNNNNNNNNNNNNNNNNNNNNNNNNNNNNNNNNNNNNNNNNNNNNNNNNNNNNNNNNNNNNNNNNNNNNNNNNNNNNNNNNNNNNNNNNNNNNNNNNNNNNNNNNNNNNNNNNNNNNNNNNNNNNNNNNNNNNNNNNNNNNNNNNNNNNNNNNNNNNNNNNNNNNNNNNNNNNNNNNNNNNNNNNNNNNNNNNNNNNNNNNNNNNNNNNNNNNNNNNNNNNNNNNNNNNNNNNNNNNNNNNNNNNNNNNNNNNNNNNNNNNNNNNNNNNNNNNNNNNNNNNNNNNNNNNNNNNNNNNNNNNNNNNNNNNNNNNNNNNNNNNNNNNNNNNNNNNNNNNNNNNNNNNNNNNNNNNNNNNNNNNNNNNNNNNNNNNCCCCCCCACCAGGGGCCTATCTGGCAATGTGGAggggcaggagcgcgatgtatcatcgccctttattacatatttaca
Above is a genomic segment from Anopheles cruzii unplaced genomic scaffold, idAnoCruzAS_RS32_06 scaffold00625_ctg1, whole genome shotgun sequence containing:
- the LOC128276145 gene encoding thymidylate synthase-like, with the protein product MAESEFENKEELGYLQLIREILAKGSKRDDRTGVGTVTLFGSQLRYSLRDGTFPLLTTKKVFFRGIAEELLWFIKGSTNAKELQAKGVRIWDGNSTREFLNSCGFTDREEGDLGPVYGFQWRHFGAKYETCHDDYRGKGIDQLAEVIDKIKNNPTDRRISLSWWYAHPIGALPPCHCLAQFFVANGELSCQMFQHSADVGLGVPFNITSYSLLTHMIAHVTGLKAGEFIHATGDTHIYLNHIDALKEQVQRTPR